Genomic window (Paraburkholderia phenazinium):
AGATCAGCAGCGAACTGCCCGCCAGCATGGTGACGATCAGCAGCAGCATGGCGCGCTGGGTCTGCCGGGTCGACTCCACCAGCGACACCTGCAGCGCGTGATTCTCCTGCTGCCGCAAGGTCGTCAGCGCGGCTTCCACCCGGCCCAGTTGCATCCCCAGCCGCGTATAGGCCGACGCCGCCCAGGCGCGCGATTCGTCGGGCGCGCTGGCCTGCGCCCGCACCAGCGCGGCCTCGATGTCATCTTGCAGACCGCGGCTCTCACGGCTCAGGTTGCCCAGCGAGGCGGCCATCGACGGCTGGTCGGCGAGCTCGGCGGCCAGTGTGCGCTCCAGTCCGGCGAGCGACGCCGTCATCGTCGAGGCGGCGTCGGCCGGCTCCGGGCGGCCCGTCGCCTCGAAGCGCCCCAGCGCCGCCAGGCCGTCGTCGAGCGTGGCGCGATAGGCGTCGAGATTCTGGCGGATGTCGGTCGAGCGCAGGGTACGCACGTCGGCGTCGCGCTGGCCGCGGATCTGCGTGTAGGCGACGAACGCGTTCGCGCCGACCGCCGCGGCGACGACTGCCAGATTGATCAGCAGCCGCCTCGATAGGAAAGGAGTCATGGGTTCCGAACGTCAGTCGTTCTGCGGGCGGGAGCGCGCTCTGGGTCGTCCGCTTTCGATGCGTCGTGTTGCACGTGCATCTTCCTGCATCCGCCCGGTCTTTGGGTCTTTTACGCGCCAACCCATGGTTAACGGCAGCGGTCGGAACAGCTTGAGGGCCAAGGGCGAAAATAGTTGCGCCAGATCTACCCGGCCAACCCGAATTCCCTCATGGCGGGCACAAAGTCGTGATTCGCTTCCGGCTTACGCGACAGCTTGGCAAGCACATAGCGTTTGAACGGGGCGAGTTGCGACCATTGGTCCGCGCTGGGAGCGTGCAGGCCAGCGAGACGCGACTGCTGCAGCACCCCGTCCGGCACCGCATCCGCGCGACGCCACGCCGGCGCGTCTTCGGGGGTGAACCAGTCCGGTTCCACATTGGCATGGGTGCGCAGCATTTCGAACAGCGCGTGATCGAAATTCGGCTCGATGGCAGCGTCTTCCTCGACCGGAAAACGCGCCAGCAGCTTGCGGTCTTCGTGCGGCAGCATCTGCCATTGGGCCAGCGAGATGCGCAGGCCGAAGCGGTCGAGATTGAAACGTACGGCCATCGGGATATAGGTGAGATCCTCCGACGACTCGACTTCGAAGTCGAACAGGAGGGGTGCTTCGTTCAGTCCCATGACAGTGTCCTCGTCGATGCTTCTTGCTGCGCTTGAATGCCAGGCAACACGCAATGCCGGCTTGAGGTATTTTAGAACCTTATTCGCGCGACGGCGGCCCGGCCCGGCCTGGCCTCGCTTGGGACGCACGCGCGCAGCGCAAGGTTAAAGGAGTCAGAGTGTGAACGAACTGGAAACGGCCGGACAGCCGGGTACTGTCGAGCGTCAGGTGCGCCGGCATCGCGGCGCCGCGGTGGAAACCGTGACCGATCATGTCGGTCAGGAATGGCCCGTGGCGCTCGTCTTCAACGGTATTTCGCATGCGGTGATGATGTGCACCCCGCGCGATCTGGAGGCGTTCGCGGTGGGATTCGCGATTTCGGAAGGGATTGTCGAGCGCAGCAGCGACATTCAGGACATCGAGGTCGTGTTGCATGGCGGCGAATTGCCGCATGCTGAAGTGCAATTGCAGGTCGTGCAACAGGCGTTTGTCGCACTGAAGGAAAAGCGTCGGGCACTCGCCGGTCGGACCGGCTGCGGCGTGTGCGGCATCGAAAGCATCGATTTGCTGGACCTGAAACCGGAGCGCGTGCCGGATACCGGTTTTCTCGAGCGGCTCGCACCGGATGCGATCGCCCACGCCGCGCGCGCGTTGCCGGAACACCAGGCGCTGACCCGGCTGACCGGTGGCCTGCACGCGGCGGCATGGTGCGATGCGACAGGCGCGATCCGCCTCGCGTACGAGGACGTCGGCCGTCATAACGCGCTGGACAAGCTGATCGGCCAACTGGTGCTCGACCGTGCCGATACGCGCGACGGCTTCGTGTTCCTGTCGAGCCGCGCGAGCTATGAACTGGTGCGCAAGGCCGCGCGCGTCGGCGTGCCGATGCTGGCGACCATCTCGGCGCCGTCGTCGCTGGCGATTTCGATTGCGCGGCAGGCCGGCGTGCGGCTGGTGAGCTTCTGCCGCGAAGCGGGTTACGTCGACTACGAGACGGTGTGAACCGCCCCGCCAACCTCAATCGAATTGCCGGAAATCCGGCTTGCGCTTCTCGAAGAACGCCTTGAACGCCTCGCGCGCTTCCGGCGCGAGCAGCATCTTGCCGAAGTGCAGCGCTTCCTCGGTCATCTGCGTTTGCAGTTCATGGTGGCTCGCACGCTTCATCAGCGACTTGGTGACGCGCAGCGACGATGCCGGCAACGCCGCCAGTTTCGAAGCCTGCGCCAGCGCAAAGGCATCCACTTCCGCAACCGGCAGCAGGCGGTTCACGAAGCCCATCCGCTGCGCCTCACGCGCGTCGAAAGCCTCGCCCAGCAGCAGCTTTTCAGCAGCGGCCTGATAGCCCGCCACACGCTGCAACAGCAGGCTCGACGCCGCTTCCGGGCACAGCCCAAGCTGCGAGAACGGCAGCGAGAAGGTCGCCGTGTCGGCGGCGTAGACCAGATCGCAATGCAGCAACAGCGTGGTGCCGATGCCCACCGCCGCGCCCGCCACCGACGCCACCACCGGCTTTTCCGCCGCGCTGATGGCGCGCAGGAACTGGAACACCGGCGCGTTCTCGCCCATCGGCGGGCTCTTCATGAAGTCTTCCAGATCGTTGCCGGCGCTGAAAATCCCCACGCTGCCGCGAATCAGGATGGCGCGGACCGTCGCATCGCCCTGGGCTTCGACCAGC
Coding sequences:
- a CDS encoding nitrate reductase associated protein, producing MGLNEAPLLFDFEVESSEDLTYIPMAVRFNLDRFGLRISLAQWQMLPHEDRKLLARFPVEEDAAIEPNFDHALFEMLRTHANVEPDWFTPEDAPAWRRADAVPDGVLQQSRLAGLHAPSADQWSQLAPFKRYVLAKLSRKPEANHDFVPAMREFGLAG
- the fdhD gene encoding formate dehydrogenase accessory sulfurtransferase FdhD gives rise to the protein MNELETAGQPGTVERQVRRHRGAAVETVTDHVGQEWPVALVFNGISHAVMMCTPRDLEAFAVGFAISEGIVERSSDIQDIEVVLHGGELPHAEVQLQVVQQAFVALKEKRRALAGRTGCGVCGIESIDLLDLKPERVPDTGFLERLAPDAIAHAARALPEHQALTRLTGGLHAAAWCDATGAIRLAYEDVGRHNALDKLIGQLVLDRADTRDGFVFLSSRASYELVRKAARVGVPMLATISAPSSLAISIARQAGVRLVSFCREAGYVDYETV
- a CDS encoding enoyl-CoA hydratase — encoded protein: MTMDILVERANGVLTIAFNRPDKKNAITAAMYQTMADALVEAQGDATVRAILIRGSVGIFSAGNDLEDFMKSPPMGENAPVFQFLRAISAAEKPVVASVAGAAVGIGTTLLLHCDLVYAADTATFSLPFSQLGLCPEAASSLLLQRVAGYQAAAEKLLLGEAFDAREAQRMGFVNRLLPVAEVDAFALAQASKLAALPASSLRVTKSLMKRASHHELQTQMTEEALHFGKMLLAPEAREAFKAFFEKRKPDFRQFD